Part of the Nicotiana sylvestris chromosome 5, ASM39365v2, whole genome shotgun sequence genome is shown below.
CTGCGCGTCCAAGTGCGTGGTTGGGCCTTCAGGTGCACATGAGCACACACAGGGGTCATTTTTAAAGGCCTACTTCGTCTCGTATACCCTAAAAcacaaaaacttgctctagaaagggaagCTCTCAATTGCCTAACCTCCTCCGAGGTCCCTCCTCACCCAAGATAAGTTATAATGATGATTCTAAGTTGATTTCAAAcaccttattaacatgggtaaaccctccaaattattagatattcgattgggataTCAATTTTGAGAAACAAAACCCTAGAACTAGAATTCAAGAggattgaacgtcaaaaaggtaatatcttcatCCTCCACTTGATTGTAgtattggattaatgattatagacaCTAGTTCATGAGATACGAGTTGATGAGTTTAATAGAAAAGCGTGAACAGTTATAagtttgggttgttgattgttgattattagTTATGGGTGTTGTTTATCTTATGGGTGATGAAGAATGATACTGATTATAACAATCTGAGATTTTAGAATTTATCTTGGAGCAAGAGAATATGTTGTTGGTTATAGAAACATCATTAATGAGGGTTATGAGGCTTTTATGCCAATAAAGTGTTTGATGAAATGTCTAAGTAACAAAAATACGAGTATTATTGCTAacatggaatccctttgacttgtattgatatagattaaagttgaaagggttgacaaGTGTTGTATTACACTAAAGAGAAGGAAgtcaaggtatgtgaggctaagtactatctatgtttgggaatgttaacgATTCTCCCTATACTATATTTCTTTTACGATGTTACTAATTGCcttagaaatatagttaagcATAGTTCCCTAAATAGTTGTAAAACttttattctctagcttcataatcgttcatgactttcattctgaacgttgtgagctcagcgCGTAATCAATATAGACTTGTGTTTAATTCCCATGAGTCTCAATCTAGATTACCAGCATGTCATAAATAGTTCGCATAAGTTCTCATAATCAGTTCATGAATATATGTCTCAATCCAGTTCTATTCAACATTCAAGTGTCAAGTAACTCAACATGGTTTAGTATCTCAGTATCATGTATTACACTACGATTCTCAATTCTTGTTTTTAAAtacctgaatgttgaacacctgtatttgggccagAGGTCGCACTTTATGCTTTGTGTATGTTTGGGCCCGAGGTCACAGTTTATGCTTTGTGtatgtttgggcctgaggccgcagttaatattttatgcatttttgggcATGAGACCACAATTTATGCTTTACGCATTTTGGGTCTGaggccgcagttatgtatacgtatacttgggcccgagacCGGAGTTTATTTATTCAAATAAACATGTTGATCATCATTTAGAAGAGGGaatattcatatccttacttccttcgTTCAGTTTAGTTATcaattatcattttagtttcaggTTCAACAGTTATCATTTTAGTTACAAATTATCAATTCTCAATTATCAGCTTAGTATCATTTTCGGCATTTAtagttctttctttcagttgctttatataactgtgcaattcaaatgtactgacctTTCTTTTGCCCgtggcctgcatctcacaatgcaggtaatgatttacaggttgacgattcAAAGCGCTACGATTCTCATACCAGCTATTTGGAAATCTCCAATTATTTTgtggcattatcattactttacagtcttcagtattttcagGCAGTCATTATTTTTaatacttcattagaggcttcatagactagagtaacggTTAGACACAGTCGCAGgcttttcatgttaagctatGCTGGCtacaaatatattttaaaattgtataagtattttcgcactttgatttatatcatttaGACTTTTAGTATATCAACATGTGTAAGTTTATCTTCCTCTTTTGGTATGTTAtaatatcacatgttgattcaaccAACCAGTTGATTCGCTcgatcacatgtagtcaggcaccgagcgTCGTGTTACGTCAAGGcctaggttcggggcgtgacaatacAAGCATGTGAAGCTTGCACAAGTTATGCTAAGGCTCCCTTCAATAGTTGTTTTTATATGTCTTCATTAGTTGAGTTAATTCAGAATTATACCTGGTTGGTAATTAGTATACATGCAATGCAAAAACCACAAGTGCTAAAAAATTATCAACACAAAATgcgaacaaaaaataaaataaaataaaaaaataaaacaagaaggcAAAAAAGTATTTAGCGACCCGCAACTCCAACCCGACCCGGTTACGTAATACCCTAAACCCTGCATCCACTTCTTCCTTCTTCACTCTCCACACCATTTTTGTTTGAAACCAAATGAAATGAAGTTCCATTAGTTCAAAGAGGAGAAAAAGCAGATCAAAATGAGTAGCAGAACGACAACGTTTTGGGCTCGACTACTCCGCAATCAACTGCGGTTCGTTTCATCATCTTCCGCCGCCGGCGCAGTAAATCAACCACTTTTCCGGCATCCACAGCCGCCTCCGCATTCCGTACGTTTATTCTCCTCAGCATCTTACCGAACACCGCAGGCGGATAGGGTAATCAGAGAGTTATTCCTCGACGTCGAAAGGGACAAGCAAAGGGAAAGGGAAGAGAGAAAGAAGCAAGGATTAGATACAGCGGATATTGATGCCGAGGAAAATGAGGATTTCATGGGCGTGGGCCCACTAATTGAGAAGCTCGAGAAGAAGAAGCTCAAGGAAGAAAAATTTAGCTATTTTGATGAGCCTACAGATTCGgattctgatgatgatgatgagcggTGGACTGCTGAGGCTATTAATAAACGATGGgatacttttgaaaaaaagttTAAGCGACATGAAGAGCTCCTTAAGAACTTCACTGATGCAGGTATAATGATTTAATTTTCATCTATGCCCTTTTGAGACCATTAgtaggatttaagttatatacagcGACACTATAATATATTGTTTTAGACCACATGTGTCATTTAATCTGTTATAACATGTTATTGAGATATTAGTAGTTAGGATTTAAATTATATACACCAATGCTTTGTATGCCATATGTGTAATTTAACCTGTTATAATAGGTTATTGAAACATCAATAGTTTGGGACTAAGTTATATACACTGACATTGTAATATATTTTACACCGCCGCTGTAATTTAATCTGTTTTAGCAAGTTACTTACAATTATTTCTAGGTTATTAATGAATGCTATTAAATAAAGTTACATGCAATTGGTTATCAAAAAGTTAGAGTTACATGCAATTACTTTTTTAATTACTACCTTTTAGTGAACCGATTGTGTAAATATTTCTAGAACTTAAGTATTATGGTAAGATGAAGGGGTGAGTAAACGAAAAAATGATCTTTTTTGCAGTAAAATGACATTTTCCCAAGAAGTTAAATGAGTACTTGCTTATGACTTCTCTCATAAGGAAATGGCTGAGGAGAGAAGAGGAAAATAGTGTTAGTTTATTAATACAAAGAAAGCTTGATAATTGGTGGGATTAGAAGTTACACTCAGGTTTTATGTTGTTTATAGGATGGACGTGAACAATACGACCAAAAATGTCAGTTAATTAATGTAAATGTGATGCTGGGTAAGTTTTTTCTTGGGGGTTATGTTGGAATATGTATGAGAAAATAATCACATACTGTTAGACTTATGTTTGTCTGTGCGTATATATGTGAAAGTCAACTATGTGAAAGGACTTGCAAAACAAATTGATAGCATTTTGTTGTTGAATTGGAATTGACAAATTACGGAGGTTTTGACCAGAGACTCTTGATGATGCATTCAAGTGGATGAATAGAATTGACAAGTTTGAGCAAAAGCATTTCCAGTTGAGACCAGAGTATCGTGTGATTGGTGAACTGATGAACCGCCTTAAAGTGGCTGAGGGTAAGGAAAGATTTCTTTTGCAGCAGAAGATAAATAGGGCCATGCGAATGGTGCAGTGGAAGGAAGCTTATGATCCCAATGACCCAGAGAATTATGGAATCATTCAACATGAGCAGGTGGGACCAAATGTAGATCTTTTAGAACATGCTGGATTTGAAAAGGAAAAGGAGATGATTCAAGGAGGAGATGACGATGATGACATAGAGTTTGATGACATGAAAGAGAAGGATGATATATTGTTAGAGAAGCTTAATGCCATTGATAGGAAACTTGAAGAGAAATTGGCTGAATTGGACCACACCTTTGGGAAAAGGGGTAAGCTCTTAGAAGAGGAAATCAGAGATCTTGCTGAAGAAAGGAACTCGTTgacagagaagaaaagaagaccTCTGTACAGAAAAGTAAGTGCCAAGTCTTATGCTGGTTATAATATGAAAGCATTGGTTTTAACTTTCTTGCAAATGAGACTTAACTTTTGGGAAAGTCGTTTCAGTTGGAAAACGTTTATCCTGCAAAATTTCTGGCAATAAAATGAAGTAAAATTACAAGATGCATGTTGATGGTACCAAATACTTCGAGGCCAGACTCACACGTACACTATTTTCATGCGTCTAATATTTTGGTTCATAGCATATAGAAGGGAATAGGGATAGCTTTTAACTAATCACTTTTCTTATATCACTTCCGCTTCTTGATTTAATTTCCCTGCATGGCTTCCTTGAAATGATTGTGGTGTTAGGAAAATTGACTGTGTTGGTTCTGAAAAAGCAAACATTTGGTTGTGTTCTTCATACTGTTAGAGGAACAAGTTAATAATCGATTTTATTTTGATAGAAGTTATCTGGCAAGTAATGAAATCTTCCTAAGCTGTATGGCAAGAATGAGAATCTTATTAGTTACAAGTCAGATTCCAATCTGCTGGCCTGAAGGTAGAAGCatgatatatatatctttttttttttgttttgttttttagtGCCCATGCAGTGGACAAAAACTCCTAATGTCCAGTAGATTGGTCTGTAGCCGAAAATGCTCCCCTCTTTTTGTTTGGGGGAAGTAGGTGCATGTTGCCCCTCTTTCCGTGTTAGTATATGGTAGGAGACCTTTTCGTTGAGACGCTGCTATTTAGCGCATTAAAGGATTTCTTTTTTCTGATAAACTAAATAGTTCATCTGACATGTCCgtacaaaaaaaattaagaaatagAATAAGGAAGAGTGAATGTTGACACGAAATGGACTAATCAATTCTCATTCTTGGCTGGTGCTCTCAATAATGTTTCATTTTGAGAAAGGAAAACTAGGTGATTCCAAAACGCTTCATCTAGTTTGGTTGCCTTTAAGAGTTCTCTGACCGAACAAAATGGGCAGTATACATTTAGTTGTCTGATAAGAGGGACCATTCGAGAAGCCTCCGGCAAATTGCAGATTTCAATAAGTAATCGTTATTGAAGTAGCTCATCCGAGAGTTCAGATCATGGTTAAGTCCAAGCAATGAGAGCTTGTAATATATGCTAGTATCTTCGGTATTCCTAAGACCCTCAAGTGAAATATGAAGGGGGAACCCTGTTTCCACATTTGCATATATTTGTTTCTATGTTGAGAACTCTTTTTAGTTCCTCAAGAGCGTTACATTAACAAATCACTCTCTGATGTTATGTCTATGATTCTTATGGGTATATATTCTTAGTTATTTCGTAAAATCTGTGTTTCACGAAATTGGACGCGATCATTCTTTCATTTTCACTTATTATTTCTTGACAATGGCAGGGTTTTGATGTGAAACTCATTGATGTCAATAGGACATGTAAGGTTACTAAGGTAATGCGGCTATTCCAATGGATTTCTCATTCTTTTTTAATGGAGCTTGAATAAACAATTTCACAAATTATGGCTGAAATGTGATACAGGGGGGACAAGTTGTCAAGTATACTGCTTTGTTGGCTTGTGGGAACTATCACGGAGTTGTTGGTTTCGCAAAAGCAAAAGGTCCAGCTATTCCCATTGCCCTGCAAAAGGTACAGGAGTCTGTTTATTATTTGACCATTCCATTTAAAGGCATGTTTTCAATTTAATCAATGCCTTGGACTGGATGATTGGTCTTTCAGCAACTCTGCTAAAAcaagatttttgtttttaaaatgaattgtGCAGGCATATGAGAAATGCTTTCAGAACCTACATTATGTTGAACGGCATGAGGAGCATACAATTTCGCATGCAGTTCAAACAAACTACAAAAAGACCAAGGTGCCAACTATTTGGAGTGTGAATTTTAGTCTTTCTTTTGTTAAGTTTTTGTTTGCTCATACACGTAGCAAATGCATCGTGACTTTCTCTTTATGCCTACTTAAAAAAAGAGGAGTGTTAGTTTTCTGTTTATAAAGGGTAAAGTTtctctatttttcattttttaactcTTTGGTCTTGAACCTTTGCTTACTTGCACCTCAATGCAGGTATATCTGTGGCCTGCTCCTACTCAAACAGGGATGAAAGCAGGTAGAACCGTCCAAACAATTTTGCATTTAGCCGGTTTCAGGAATGTAAAATCAAAGGTATTGTATTATAATTCTTATCAAGCAGGTCATATAATATTGAAATTTGGTATTTATTCCGTGCCCATCATTGTAACATCATACTCTGGCAGGTTGTTGGCTCAAGGAACCCACATAACACAGTTAAGGCTCTTTTCAAAGCTCTAAATGCGGTAAGTCAAATGTTCTGATTATGTTCTGATGCTACTCTCTACTCTGCCCCATTTCTTTGTTTTCTAACTTTGACTTCTTCCTGATTATTTTTGGATTAGATTGAGACACCCAAGGATGTTGAAGAAAAGTTTGGGCGAACTGTTGTCGAGTCATACTTATTGTAATAGGTATCCTCCAAATGTTTCTGTGGTGTTGCTTGGCACATTTTTTGTTATAGCAggtaagaacttgaagttctgtTAGTCTCCTGCGGTTGTCATATTTTTCAATTCGTCCTTTGTCCTCTTGCCACCACTATCCACACATTTAGATTCTTCTGAGATTCATCATAGTAATAGGTGGAAACTGATTATGtatatttataaagttattcaatGATTGAAGTGTATCTAATCTTTGAGATATCCAGTAGTTGGCATTTGAAGGTTGAACTTTTCTTCTATGAGGTTTTGGACTAATTAGCTGTTTCTCTTGTTGTGGCAGAGCTTGGACAAAGGAGAGGTCGAAAGTATGGAGGCATCAACGGATTGCCCTTCTTTTTCATAAGCTAGTTACCTTATTTCTTTTACCTTTCCTTTTGGTGGAATTTGTTCTTGGTCTTTTTGGTTGTTGTAGTTACAAATTAGATGATGATTGCTAGTAGAGCATAGTAGAATGTCTTTTCCCAGTTCCAGTCTCCACTACTTCACAAGATTGAATGGCCAATTCTCCTCCGAATCCTCGATTTGATTGTTCTCCAAGAATGTTGAGCCGGGTATATAGGTAGTGAAGTAACAGTTGAAGATACTACGTTTATGCCCATTGTACTATCGAGTTCATTTTTGGAGGGATTATGCCTTGTGCTATGttcttgatttggtcgaaggatGAAGACTCAAGTTTGAAAACTAAATAAAACCATTTCCCTATGATTTCCTGTATGTCGCCTGTAATAGTCCTGGATCCTTATAGCCTCGTTAGTATTCCTCGTCCAAGTAATACTGGAAATACAGGGGGGGGGGGATTGAATTATACCAAGTTCAAATCATAGTagaggtaaagaaaagaaaacgcAAGATTTTACTAAACATACGCCAGAGGTAACAGGTACCCGATAAATTAGTTGAGATATATTGTTAACATGCTTTATTTTGGACTTCTGACGAGATCTAACGTGTTAGTGCTGATATTATCGTATTTGTCATTTTTGCGGTTATTTGTCCCATTCCAAAGGTGGTAAGGTATTGCTTCACAACTATTAAAGATTGGAGTTTGGTGAAATTTATTcgtaatattttatatatatatatatataaacaaaatAGTCGGCATATGATAACACATGAGTTATCAATCATCCAAATTAAAAAATTCTATGAATGTTAAAGATTAAATATTACTCATATGTGAGGGGAATTTAAAAAACTCTATGAgtttaatatttaaaattattgATATTGAATTCTTTATTTATAAAGTTATGGATTTATATGCATCACTTGTTAATTTTAGTAAATTTTAGGCACAAATTTATATTTGTCGTCCGAAAAAAAGGCAGCCCGTGCACCTATGCGCCGTcggaaagaaagaagaaaaggaaaaacaaaaaagaaacggTTCAGTTGAGAGTTGAGAGACACACTCCGCCGTATTCTCTTCACTTTCACTATTTCACAGATCACTTCCATTTTTGTTCAGTTTAAAGTTGTGAAAAATCATTTTATAAGTAAATTCCATAATGGAAATGGAAACAAATTCAAGTGAAAAATCAAGAAAACTAATGGGtttagagaagaagaagaaaatagaggaagAATGGAACTCCATTTATAGCTCTAAGCGTAAACTCTCTCGTGCTGATTTCCCTCCCCAATTCATATTCGGTGTTGCCACTTCTGCTTACCAGGTTTCTTCCATTTCACCGCTCCTCTCATTTTTCTCGGTCCGTTTCATTTTATTGATGCACTTAGAATGTACACAGAGtttaataatgaaagaaaaactcTTATTAGTTGTTTTTTACccataaaaaaaaactttttaattTGTGATCTAAAATAAATTGTAGATATTTGTATGGCGATAGATCATATTATTAAGTAGAGGCGGAGCTAAGATTTGAATTTTATGTGGGATCATTACCAAATAGTCTGTCAaattcattgtttactttttGTAGTCGGTATACACAGATTATACACTAACTATACACACTTATACACATACAcatattataaatatattatacatTCGCCGGCTATTTTTTATTTAAGCGGTTGGATGAGCCGCTATTTAGCATAATTCTTTTTATGTTTCTAAATTCTAGGATAATGATATCAAGTACTAGTCGTTAGTTTCTGAatttaaattttgtatatattgaTTGAGTTATTAATAAAAGCACAAGGTT
Proteins encoded:
- the LOC104218292 gene encoding uncharacterized protein produces the protein MSSRTTTFWARLLRNQLRFVSSSSAAGAVNQPLFRHPQPPPHSVRLFSSASYRTPQADRVIRELFLDVERDKQREREERKKQGLDTADIDAEENEDFMGVGPLIEKLEKKKLKEEKFSYFDEPTDSDSDDDDERWTAEAINKRWDTFEKKFKRHEELLKNFTDAETLDDAFKWMNRIDKFEQKHFQLRPEYRVIGELMNRLKVAEGKERFLLQQKINRAMRMVQWKEAYDPNDPENYGIIQHEQVGPNVDLLEHAGFEKEKEMIQGGDDDDDIEFDDMKEKDDILLEKLNAIDRKLEEKLAELDHTFGKRGKLLEEEIRDLAEERNSLTEKKRRPLYRKGFDVKLIDVNRTCKVTKGGQVVKYTALLACGNYHGVVGFAKAKGPAIPIALQKAYEKCFQNLHYVERHEEHTISHAVQTNYKKTKVYLWPAPTQTGMKAGRTVQTILHLAGFRNVKSKVVGSRNPHNTVKALFKALNAIETPKDVEEKFGRTVVESYLL